A window of the Eulemur rufifrons isolate Redbay chromosome 6, OSU_ERuf_1, whole genome shotgun sequence genome harbors these coding sequences:
- the LOC138384857 gene encoding olfactory receptor 51V1-like, giving the protein MPAFLAPHSNSSAFLLTGFPGLEQEYPWLSIPFSCIYAMVLSGNCLVLRVIHTEPSLHEPMFYFLAMLALTDLCMGLSTVHTVLGILWGLSQEISLDACIAQTFFVHGLSGMESGVLLAMAFDRFTAICNPLRYMSILTSARIIKIGLGILVRSFILIIPPIVCLKFFHYCHSHILSHSFCLHQDLLRLACSDIRFNSFYALALVICTLLSDSVLILISYILILHSVLAIASREERIKSLQTCVSHICAVLVFYIPIIGLTMVHRFGKHLSPVVHVLMGNIYIIFPPLMNPIIYTVKTQQIRSRIQKWFSMKRK; this is encoded by the coding sequence ATGCCTGCTTTTCTTGCTCCTCACAGCAATTCCTCAGCCTTTCTCCTAACAGGCTTCCCTGGCCTGGAACAGGAATATCCCTGGCTCTCTATCCCTTTCTCCTGTATCTATGCGATGGTACTCTCAGGGAACTGCCTGGTGCTACGTGTGATCCACACAGAGCCAAGCCTGCATGAGCCCATGTTCTACTTCCTGGCCATGCTGGCTCTCACCGACCTGTGCATGGGGCTGTCCACTGTGCACACGGTGTTGGGGATCCTATGGGGTCTCAGCCAGGAGATCAGTCTGGATGCCTGCATTGCTCAGACCTTCTTTGTTCATGGTCTATCAGGCATGGAGTCTGGAGTCCTCCTCGCCATGGCTTTTGATCGTTTCACAGCAATCTGCAATCCTCTGAGATATATGTCTATACTCACCAGTGCCAGGATCATCAAAATCGGGCTGGGGATTTTAGTTAGGAGTTTTATACTCATCATTCCTCCCATAGTCTGCCTAAAGTTTTTTCATTACTGCCATTCCCACatcctctctcactctttctgcCTACACCAAGACCTGCTGAGACTAGCCTGCTCTGACATCCGCTTCAACAGTTTCTATGCCTTGGCTCTGGTGATTTGTACACTTTTGTCTGATTCTGTGCTAATTCTCATATCCTACATTCTGATCCTGCATTCTGTTTTGGCTATTGCATCCCGGGAGGAGAGGATCAAGTCCTTGCAGACCTGTGTCTCCCACATCTGTGCAGTCCTGGTTTTCTACATCCCAATCATCGGTCTGACCATGGTGCACCGCTTTGGGAAGCACCTCTCTCCTGTAGTCCATGTCCTCATGGGCAACATCTACATCATCTTTCCACCTCTGATGAACCCCATCATCTATACTGTGAAGACCCAACAGATCCGAAGCAGGATTCAGAAGTGGTTCTCCATGAAGAGAAAGTAA
- the LOC138384108 gene encoding olfactory receptor 52A1-like yields the protein MPITNDTVFMPSVLTLIGIPGLEPVQCWIGIPFCVMYIIALIGNSLLLIIIKYEPSLHEPMYIFLAMLGATDITLSTIIVPKMLGIFWFHLPEIYFDACLFQMWLIHTFQGIESGVLLAMALDRYIAICYPLRHATIFTRQLVTLIGVGVTLRPAILVIPCLLLIKCRLKLYRTKLISHTYCEHMALVKLAAGDVYINKFYGLLGAFIVGGLDFIFITLSYTQIFITVFHLPQKEARLKAFNTCIPHICVFFQFYVLAFFSFFTHRSGSYIPSYIHIILSNLYLLVPPFLNPFVYGVKTKHIQDKVVKMFCSKHQT from the coding sequence ATGCCTATTACAAATGACACCGTGTTCATGCCTTCTGTGCTGACACTTATTGGGATCCCTGGTCTGGAACCTGTACAGTGTTGGATTGGGATTCCGTTCTGTGTTATGTACATCATAGCTTTGATTGGAAATTCTCTACTTTTGATCATTATCAAATATGAGCCCAGCCTCCATGAGCCCATGTATATCTTCCTGGCCATGTTGGGAGCCACAGACATTACACTTAGCACCATCATTGTGCCTAAGATGCTTGGAATTTTTTGGTTCCACTTGCCAGAGATCTATTTTGATGCTTGCCTCTTTCAGATGTGGCTCATCCACACATTTCAGGGTATTGAATCAGGAGTCCTGCTGGCCATGGCTCTGGACCGCTACATAGCTATCTGTTATCCTCTGAGGCATGCCACCATATTCACACGACAGCTAGTCACCCTCATTGGAGTTGGAGTGACATTGCGGCCTGCTATTCTGGTAATTCCATGCCTATTGCTCATAAAGTGCCGTCTGAAACTTTACCGAACCAAGTTAATATCCCACACTTACTGCGAGCACATGGCCCTTGTGAAGCTTGCCGCTGGAGATGTTTACATCAATAAGTTCTATGGTCTCCTTGGAGCTTTTATTGTTGGTGGACTTGACTTCATTTTCATCACTCTCTcctatacacaaatatttatcaccGTCTTCCACCTGCCCCAGAAAGAGGCACGACTTAAGGCATTTAATACATGTATTCCCCATATATGTGTCTTTTTCCAATTCTATGTCCttgcttttttctcattttttactcACAGATCTGGATCTTATATCCCATCATATATTCACATCATCTTGTCTAACCTTTACCTACTGGTCCCACCATTCCTCAACCCCTTTGTCTATGGCGTAAAGACCAAGCACATTCAAGATAAGGTAGTAAAAATGTTCTGTTCCAAACACCAGACTTGA